One Bacillota bacterium genomic window carries:
- the accC gene encoding acetyl-CoA carboxylase biotin carboxylase subunit, whose product MFKKILVANRGEIAVRIIRTCREMGIKTVAVYSEADRDSLHVKMADEAVCIGAPPPNRSYLNIPNIISAAEVKGAEAIHPGYGFLAENPYFAEICETCGIKFIGPPASAIEEMGAKARARELMAKAGVPVVPGSPGLLTKDDEIAEIAEAIGYPVIIKASAGGGGRGMRIAQNRAELEKSVSTARTEAEAAFGDGGIYLEKYIVEPRHVEIQVLADQYGNVVHLGERDCSIQRRHQKLVEETPCPALTPALREEMGAAAVRAARAVNYVGAGTVEFLLDKQGNYYFIEMNTRLQVEHPVTEWVTGIDIVAEMIRIAAGEPLGYRQEDIKFSGAALECRINAEDPELDFRPCPGVITAYLPPGGFGVRVDSGVYPGCRIPPYYDSLIAKLITWGKDRSEAIRRMRRALREFEIEGVATTIPFLQRIMDNAFFQRGETYTNFIQRRLT is encoded by the coding sequence GTGTTTAAAAAGATCCTCGTGGCAAACCGGGGGGAAATTGCCGTTCGGATCATCCGGACCTGCCGCGAAATGGGAATAAAAACAGTTGCCGTATACTCAGAAGCGGACCGGGACTCCCTTCATGTAAAAATGGCCGATGAAGCGGTTTGCATCGGAGCACCCCCTCCGAACCGGAGCTACTTGAATATCCCCAATATCATCAGTGCCGCCGAAGTTAAAGGGGCCGAGGCGATTCACCCCGGCTACGGCTTCCTTGCCGAAAACCCGTACTTTGCGGAAATCTGCGAGACGTGCGGGATCAAGTTTATCGGCCCCCCTGCCTCGGCAATTGAAGAAATGGGGGCAAAGGCACGCGCCCGGGAGCTTATGGCAAAGGCCGGTGTGCCGGTTGTGCCCGGTTCTCCTGGCTTGCTTACAAAAGATGATGAAATTGCCGAGATCGCCGAGGCCATCGGATATCCCGTCATCATCAAGGCATCTGCCGGCGGGGGCGGCCGGGGGATGCGGATTGCCCAGAACCGCGCGGAGCTGGAAAAATCGGTCAGCACGGCGCGGACCGAGGCAGAAGCAGCCTTCGGAGACGGCGGGATTTATCTGGAAAAGTACATTGTGGAGCCGCGGCATGTGGAAATCCAGGTTTTAGCAGATCAGTACGGAAATGTAGTCCATCTGGGGGAAAGGGACTGCTCCATTCAGAGACGGCACCAGAAGCTGGTGGAAGAGACTCCCTGTCCGGCACTGACTCCGGCGCTCCGGGAGGAAATGGGGGCTGCCGCAGTGAGGGCTGCCAGGGCCGTAAACTACGTCGGGGCGGGAACTGTCGAGTTTCTGCTGGATAAACAGGGCAACTACTATTTTATCGAGATGAACACAAGGCTTCAGGTGGAGCATCCCGTCACAGAGTGGGTCACCGGGATAGATATCGTTGCCGAGATGATCCGGATCGCCGCAGGTGAGCCCCTGGGCTACCGGCAGGAGGACATTAAGTTTTCGGGGGCGGCGCTCGAGTGCCGGATCAATGCCGAAGATCCTGAGCTGGATTTCCGCCCCTGCCCCGGGGTTATTACTGCCTACCTTCCTCCGGGAGGGTTTGGAGTGCGGGTTGACAGCGGGGTTTACCCGGGCTGCCGGATCCCGCCTTATTACGATTCTCTCATTGCGAAATTGATCACCTGGGGAAAAGACCGCAGCGAGGCGATCAGACGGATGCGGCGGGCTTTAAGGGAGTTTGAAATTGAAGGTGTTGCCACAACGATCCCCTTTTTGCAACGGATTATGGATAACGCCTTTTTCCAGCGCGGTGAAACATATACGAACTTCATCCAGCGCCGCCTGACCTGA
- a CDS encoding Asp23/Gls24 family envelope stress response protein, whose product MVDGKVEETSRTTSLGAIRIANEVVAVIAGLAATEIEGIAGMSGGIAGGIAEMLGRRNLARGVKVEVGEREAAVDLFVIVEFGVRIPDVAVRVQENVKQAIESMTGLTVVEVNVHVQGVHFQEAQEEQRVK is encoded by the coding sequence ATGGTTGATGGTAAAGTTGAGGAAACAAGCCGCACCACCTCTTTAGGGGCAATCCGGATCGCCAACGAGGTTGTCGCGGTGATTGCCGGTTTGGCGGCAACTGAGATCGAGGGAATTGCGGGAATGAGCGGCGGGATCGCCGGCGGGATTGCAGAAATGCTCGGCAGGCGCAACCTCGCGCGCGGAGTCAAGGTTGAGGTGGGGGAGCGGGAGGCGGCGGTAGACCTTTTTGTGATTGTGGAATTTGGGGTGCGCATCCCCGATGTTGCCGTGAGGGTTCAGGAAAATGTGAAGCAGGCCATTGAGAGCATGACGGGGCTCACCGTGGTTGAGGTCAACGTCCACGTCCAGGGAGTACACTTTCAGGAAGCCCAGGAAGAGCAGCGCGTGAAATAG
- the amaP gene encoding alkaline shock response membrane anchor protein AmaP, which produces MMRLPYRFLLVVYSLIMIILAGFAISLALGWTEPFYFLPGFFTVPANRWGVGIVSFFLLLMAFQLLLVVLRGQREHEITVQETGLGRIEIAAPALENLIRRAARQIRDVREVKPVLRYSRDGLAVFLNLNVNPEANLPAVSQTVQQVIQDYLEEKAGIRVLQVRVRIGSVSLEQRARVE; this is translated from the coding sequence TTGATGCGCCTACCTTACCGTTTCCTCCTTGTGGTTTATTCGCTGATCATGATCATTCTGGCAGGTTTTGCGATTTCTCTCGCGCTGGGGTGGACGGAGCCGTTTTACTTTTTGCCTGGCTTTTTTACTGTACCGGCAAACCGCTGGGGAGTAGGGATTGTCAGTTTCTTTCTTCTTCTCATGGCATTCCAGCTTCTCCTTGTCGTGCTCAGGGGGCAGAGGGAACATGAGATCACCGTCCAGGAAACGGGGCTCGGAAGAATAGAAATTGCGGCCCCGGCCCTCGAGAATTTGATCCGCAGGGCTGCCCGCCAGATCCGGGATGTGCGTGAAGTCAAGCCGGTTCTGCGCTACAGCCGGGATGGTCTTGCGGTTTTTCTTAATTTAAACGTCAACCCGGAGGCAAACCTTCCGGCTGTTTCCCAAACGGTTCAGCAGGTGATTCAGGACTACCTGGAGGAGAAAGCGGGGATCCGGGTGCTCCAGGTCCGGGTACGGATCGGAAGCGTTTCCCTGGAGCAGCGGGCACGTGTGGAGTAG
- a CDS encoding DUF2273 domain-containing protein — protein MWGGRPLREIFEDLLERHRGKVLGVVLGLAVGLLIILFGFWKTVFVLLCVLIGYFLGRRFDEGGGPGEWWERIFRER, from the coding sequence ATGTGGGGTGGAAGGCCTTTACGAGAAATCTTCGAGGATCTGCTTGAAAGACACCGGGGAAAGGTGCTGGGAGTCGTCCTGGGCCTCGCGGTGGGGCTTTTGATCATTCTTTTCGGTTTCTGGAAAACTGTCTTTGTGCTGCTCTGTGTTTTAATCGGCTATTTTTTGGGAAGGCGGTTTGATGAGGGAGGCGGTCCCGGAGAGTGGTGGGAGCGCATCTTCCGGGAGCGGTGA
- the nusB gene encoding transcription antitermination factor NusB translates to MGRRRAREVALQVLFQVDVGKVRPEKALIFTFNEFQITGETAAYARALVEGALAHLEEIDSLLKKYATDWDLPRMANVDRNILRLALFEMLYCREVPVNVAIDEALELAKTFSTDDAPRFINGILGRIARESFCKERTE, encoded by the coding sequence TTGGGAAGGCGGCGGGCCAGAGAAGTTGCTCTCCAGGTCTTGTTTCAGGTTGATGTTGGAAAAGTCAGACCCGAAAAGGCGCTGATTTTTACTTTCAATGAATTCCAGATTACGGGGGAAACGGCCGCATACGCGCGGGCCCTCGTGGAGGGAGCGCTGGCGCATCTTGAGGAAATTGATAGTTTGCTCAAAAAGTACGCCACCGATTGGGATTTACCGCGCATGGCCAATGTGGACCGGAATATTTTGAGGCTGGCTCTTTTTGAAATGCTTTACTGCCGCGAAGTTCCTGTAAATGTTGCCATTGACGAGGCTCTCGAGCTTGCAAAAACCTTCAGCACCGATGATGCCCCCAGGTTTATCAACGGTATTCTGGGGCGCATCGCCAGAGAATCTTTCTGTAAGGAAAGAACGGAATGA
- a CDS encoding sulfide/dihydroorotate dehydrogenase-like FAD/NAD-binding protein, whose product MNDFPVVAKTELGPGIKKIVVKAPLLAARAGPGQFVILRLDPRGERIPLTISDFDRAEGTITLIFQEVGFTTRQLGSLQVGDVIRDLAGPLGKPARLDYYGVVLCVGGGVGAAPLYPIARALAGCGNRVVGVIGARSSRFLILKKEMEGFCKPLIITTDDGSEGIRGPMTEGVKRYLEQHQPPRYCVCIGPPQMMEAVCRLTACYQIKTAVSLNPIMVDGTGMCGACRVLVGGEVKFACVEGPEFDGHLVDWDLLKARLQVYRHEERAADSLFSRGFQGRGMCRR is encoded by the coding sequence ATGAACGACTTTCCGGTTGTGGCGAAGACCGAGTTGGGGCCAGGCATTAAAAAAATAGTTGTAAAGGCACCGCTCCTGGCGGCCAGGGCCGGGCCAGGGCAGTTTGTAATCCTTCGGCTTGACCCTCGGGGAGAGCGGATTCCCCTAACGATCTCCGATTTTGACCGTGCGGAGGGTACAATCACCCTGATTTTTCAAGAAGTGGGGTTCACCACCAGACAGCTGGGTTCCCTCCAGGTGGGGGACGTAATCCGGGATCTGGCGGGCCCCCTGGGCAAACCCGCAAGGCTTGATTATTACGGAGTTGTTTTGTGCGTTGGCGGAGGGGTTGGAGCGGCTCCCCTTTACCCCATTGCGCGCGCCCTGGCCGGCTGCGGGAACCGGGTGGTTGGAGTGATTGGGGCGCGCTCCAGCCGGTTTCTCATTTTAAAGAAAGAGATGGAGGGGTTTTGCAAGCCCTTAATCATAACAACCGACGACGGGAGCGAGGGAATCCGGGGACCTATGACCGAAGGGGTCAAGAGGTACCTGGAGCAGCATCAACCGCCCCGGTACTGTGTCTGCATCGGCCCTCCCCAGATGATGGAGGCTGTTTGCCGTCTTACCGCTTGCTACCAGATTAAAACCGCCGTCAGCCTGAATCCGATTATGGTAGATGGAACCGGGATGTGTGGAGCATGCCGGGTACTGGTTGGCGGCGAGGTAAAATTTGCCTGTGTGGAAGGGCCCGAGTTTGACGGCCACCTGGTGGATTGGGATTTGCTCAAAGCCCGGCTTCAGGTGTACCGGCATGAAGAAAGGGCAGCCGACTCCCTGTTTTCGCGCGGATTTCAGGGCAGGGGGATGTGCCGCAGATGA
- the gltA gene encoding NADPH-dependent glutamate synthase: MSSGISTRVPMQVMDPTMRVRSFDEVALGYTAEQARQEASRCLGCPKAPCQRGCPVGVDIPGFISLLREGKYREAVLRIREKNSLPAVCGRVCPQELNCEKYCTLGKKHEPVAIGRLERFVGDWGLEHGVAPAGRFRSSGKRVAVVGAGPAGLSAGAELARLGHEVTIFEALHLPGGVLSYGIPEFRLPKRIVAAEVENLKSLGVAIEVNAPVGKLYTLKELRREYHAVFLGTGAGLPRLMGVPGEHLNGIYTANEFLTRVNLMKAYLFPDYITPVKVGKRVAVVGGGNVAVDAARVAVRLGGEEVVVLYRRTAVEMPVRAEEFRLARREGIAFRFLVSPVRFHGDSSGWVQAATCIRYELGEPDSSGRRRPVPLPDSRFTIPVDTVIIAIGQNPNLLALSDEPELLAPGGEGVAVDPATGQSPLPGVYAGGDLVTGSATVIGAMAAGKRAALAINRYLANIG; the protein is encoded by the coding sequence ATGAGTTCTGGAATCAGCACTCGTGTTCCGATGCAGGTTATGGACCCTACAATGCGGGTCCGGAGCTTTGACGAAGTGGCCCTGGGGTACACCGCCGAACAGGCCCGGCAAGAGGCCTCCCGCTGCCTGGGTTGTCCAAAAGCTCCCTGTCAGCGCGGCTGCCCTGTCGGGGTGGACATCCCAGGCTTTATATCCTTGCTGCGAGAAGGAAAATACAGGGAAGCGGTTTTGCGGATCCGGGAAAAGAACAGCCTCCCCGCTGTTTGCGGGCGGGTCTGCCCGCAGGAGCTGAACTGCGAAAAATACTGCACTTTGGGCAAAAAACACGAGCCTGTCGCCATTGGCAGGCTTGAGCGTTTTGTGGGAGATTGGGGGCTGGAGCACGGGGTGGCTCCTGCCGGGCGTTTCCGCTCTTCCGGGAAAAGGGTTGCTGTTGTCGGCGCCGGGCCTGCAGGTTTGAGTGCCGGAGCGGAACTGGCCCGGCTCGGCCACGAGGTGACGATCTTCGAAGCGCTCCATCTTCCCGGCGGGGTGCTCTCCTACGGGATTCCCGAATTTCGCCTCCCGAAAAGGATTGTCGCCGCGGAGGTAGAGAACCTGAAGTCCCTGGGTGTTGCCATTGAAGTTAACGCCCCTGTCGGAAAGCTTTACACCCTGAAAGAGTTGCGGCGGGAATACCATGCAGTTTTTCTGGGAACGGGAGCGGGACTGCCCCGTTTGATGGGGGTTCCCGGGGAGCACCTGAACGGCATTTACACCGCCAATGAATTTCTGACCCGGGTCAACCTCATGAAGGCCTACCTCTTTCCCGACTACATCACTCCTGTCAAAGTGGGAAAGCGGGTTGCCGTGGTTGGGGGGGGCAATGTGGCCGTTGATGCTGCCCGGGTGGCCGTGCGCCTGGGGGGAGAGGAGGTTGTTGTTCTTTACCGGCGGACTGCCGTAGAGATGCCGGTGCGCGCCGAGGAGTTCAGGCTTGCGCGCCGTGAGGGGATAGCTTTCCGGTTCCTTGTGAGTCCCGTCCGGTTCCACGGGGATTCCTCGGGTTGGGTTCAGGCGGCAACCTGCATCCGCTACGAGCTTGGAGAACCGGACAGTTCGGGAAGGCGGAGGCCCGTTCCCCTGCCCGATTCCAGATTTACCATTCCTGTTGATACGGTGATCATTGCCATCGGTCAGAACCCGAACCTTCTTGCGCTTTCCGACGAGCCTGAGCTTCTTGCACCCGGCGGTGAAGGGGTTGCTGTTGATCCGGCCACCGGGCAGAGCCCCCTGCCCGGGGTTTACGCCGGGGGGGATCTGGTGACGGGCTCTGCCACTGTGATCGGAGCGATGGCTGCAGGGAAGCGGGCGGCCCTGGCAATCAATCGTTATCTTGCAAATATTGGCTGA
- a CDS encoding bifunctional 5,10-methylenetetrahydrofolate dehydrogenase/5,10-methenyltetrahydrofolate cyclohydrolase produces the protein MAAQLLLGKPLAEKIRAEVIKEVEELKARGVYPSLVAVQVGENEASRVYTNAQRKNAEACGIKYELQELPADTTQEQLLKHIAGLNADPGVTGIILQMPVPPQIDAKVCQWSIAYEKDVEGVTPTNMGLVSFGKPRMAPCTALGAYELIKSTGVDIYGKEVVVVGHSDIVGKPAALLLLNSFGTTTICHIATGQRGLTESHVRRAEILVVAVGVPHLIKGEWIKEGAIVVDIGINTTKDGKIVGDVEFEVAKERAAWITPVPGGAGTATTAILMRNTVEAAKWQLEKRQ, from the coding sequence ATGGCTGCACAGCTTCTGTTAGGAAAGCCCCTTGCGGAGAAGATCAGGGCCGAGGTGATCAAAGAAGTTGAAGAATTGAAGGCCAGGGGAGTTTATCCGAGCCTGGTGGCAGTTCAGGTGGGCGAAAACGAAGCCTCGCGTGTTTACACAAATGCCCAGCGGAAAAATGCCGAGGCCTGCGGGATTAAGTACGAACTCCAGGAGTTGCCGGCCGATACCACCCAGGAACAGCTTTTAAAGCATATTGCAGGGTTGAACGCCGATCCCGGTGTTACGGGAATCATTCTCCAGATGCCCGTTCCTCCCCAGATTGATGCCAAGGTATGCCAGTGGAGCATTGCCTACGAAAAGGACGTAGAAGGTGTTACCCCAACGAACATGGGTCTGGTTTCCTTTGGGAAGCCCCGCATGGCACCCTGCACGGCCTTGGGGGCCTACGAGTTGATAAAATCTACGGGTGTTGATATTTACGGGAAAGAGGTAGTTGTTGTCGGCCACAGCGACATCGTAGGAAAGCCGGCAGCGCTCCTGCTTTTGAACAGCTTCGGGACCACAACCATTTGCCACATTGCAACGGGCCAGCGGGGGCTTACCGAATCCCACGTAAGACGTGCCGAGATTCTCGTGGTTGCCGTAGGTGTGCCTCATTTAATCAAAGGGGAATGGATCAAAGAGGGCGCAATTGTCGTTGACATTGGAATCAATACAACCAAGGACGGCAAGATTGTCGGGGACGTTGAGTTTGAAGTGGCGAAGGAAAGGGCAGCCTGGATTACCCCGGTTCCGGGCGGCGCCGGCACTGCGACAACCGCGATTCTGATGCGGAATACCGTTGAAGCGGCCAAGTGGCAGTTGGAGAAAAGGCAGTAG
- a CDS encoding bifunctional methylenetetrahydrofolate dehydrogenase/methenyltetrahydrofolate cyclohydrolase (catalyzes the formation of 5,10-methenyltetrahydrofolate from 5,10-methylenetetrahydrofolate and subsequent formation of 10-formyltetrahydrofolate from 5,10-methenyltetrahydrofolate): MAAVRIDGKAMAEEIRQQLAKEVEDLKKKGINPSMALILVGDAPDSALYVRSKAKACEGAGGFAETHHLAEDVSLEQLLALIDKLNRDDSVHGILVQLPLPHHLHPYEKQVMDAIAPEKDIDAFHPVNIGNLVIGDKCYWGVTAHACVKILENLGIKFKGKHAVVVGWSIEIGKPVTMMLFEKGCAVTLVHPDADFVPYTKQADILIAEVGRPRAITGEMIKPGAIVIDTGSNWVDGKSVGDVDYESAAEVAGYITPVPGGVGPMRIIMLIYNLVQAARQKAAVS, encoded by the coding sequence ATGGCAGCGGTTCGCATTGACGGCAAGGCGATGGCCGAGGAGATCAGGCAGCAGCTGGCAAAAGAGGTCGAGGATCTTAAGAAGAAGGGGATCAACCCGAGCATGGCCCTGATCCTGGTCGGGGATGCTCCCGATTCAGCCCTTTATGTACGGAGTAAGGCAAAGGCATGCGAGGGTGCAGGAGGCTTTGCCGAAACCCACCATCTGGCGGAAGACGTCAGCCTGGAACAGTTGCTTGCTTTGATTGATAAGCTGAACCGGGATGACAGCGTGCACGGAATTCTCGTCCAGCTTCCCCTGCCCCACCACCTCCATCCCTATGAGAAGCAGGTGATGGATGCGATTGCGCCGGAGAAGGACATTGATGCCTTTCACCCGGTCAACATCGGGAACCTGGTGATCGGAGACAAGTGCTACTGGGGCGTCACTGCTCATGCCTGCGTCAAAATCCTTGAAAACCTGGGCATCAAGTTTAAAGGGAAACATGCTGTGGTGGTCGGCTGGTCCATCGAAATCGGAAAACCGGTTACGATGATGCTGTTTGAAAAAGGGTGTGCGGTGACCCTTGTTCACCCCGATGCCGATTTCGTCCCCTACACGAAACAGGCGGACATCCTGATTGCCGAAGTGGGAAGGCCAAGGGCGATTACGGGAGAGATGATTAAGCCGGGCGCGATTGTGATCGATACGGGATCGAACTGGGTTGACGGGAAGTCGGTGGGGGATGTTGATTACGAGAGCGCCGCTGAAGTGGCCGGCTACATTACCCCCGTCCCCGGCGGAGTGGGGCCGATGCGGATCATCATGCTGATCTACAACCTTGTCCAGGCGGCCAGGCAAAAAGCCGCGGTCAGCTAG
- the xseA gene encoding exodeoxyribonuclease VII large subunit, whose amino-acid sequence MVIRKVYRVGEVASRLRNLLEGDPVLNNIWVRGEISNFKSHASGHLYFTLKDETGSLRCVMFRSRSSLLSFLPANGMNVLVRGYVSFYERDGSCQLYVEELTPDGLGSLYLAYCRLKNKLEAAGFFAPERKKPLPFLPRKVGVITSPSGAVWHDLVTVMRRRFPGIPILLAPAAVQGEQAPLQICAALAALNRRTDLDVVIVARGGGSLEELWAFNTEEVARAIFDSRIPVVSAVGHETDYTIADFVADLRAPTPSAAAELVVPSRAELESRLYSLQNRLIQGIFQVLRERRERVRGSAGRNFTRILQNTAIVHKQEVKLLSLRLIQGMQRAQEGARAKVEVLAGKLNSLSPLAILQRGYSLCWAPQTGQVVRSSRQVKKGDSLEVILGEGSLDCRVEEAKEGTPWKIAEFTRKK is encoded by the coding sequence GTGGTTATCAGAAAAGTTTACCGCGTCGGAGAGGTTGCCAGCCGCCTCCGAAATCTCCTGGAAGGGGACCCCGTTCTCAACAACATCTGGGTGCGCGGTGAGATTTCGAATTTTAAGTCCCATGCTTCCGGCCACCTTTATTTTACCCTCAAAGATGAAACCGGTTCCCTGCGTTGTGTGATGTTTCGCTCGCGGAGCAGCCTGCTCTCCTTTTTGCCTGCCAACGGGATGAATGTGCTGGTGCGCGGGTACGTTTCCTTTTACGAAAGGGACGGAAGCTGCCAGCTCTATGTGGAAGAATTGACACCTGATGGGCTGGGGTCCCTTTACCTTGCCTACTGCCGGTTGAAGAATAAGCTTGAAGCAGCAGGATTCTTTGCACCCGAGCGCAAAAAGCCGCTCCCTTTTCTTCCCCGGAAGGTGGGGGTGATCACCTCTCCGAGCGGCGCGGTGTGGCACGACCTGGTTACGGTGATGCGCCGGCGTTTTCCGGGAATTCCCATTCTGCTGGCTCCTGCCGCCGTTCAGGGAGAGCAGGCTCCGCTGCAGATCTGCGCTGCCCTGGCTGCCTTGAACCGGCGGACGGATCTCGATGTCGTTATTGTTGCGAGAGGGGGAGGTTCTCTCGAAGAGCTCTGGGCTTTTAACACCGAGGAAGTGGCGCGGGCGATTTTCGACTCGCGCATTCCCGTAGTAAGCGCCGTGGGCCACGAGACCGATTATACGATTGCAGATTTTGTTGCGGATTTAAGGGCGCCCACCCCCTCGGCCGCCGCAGAGCTTGTGGTTCCTTCTCGCGCCGAACTGGAAAGCAGGCTTTATTCTCTTCAGAATCGCCTGATTCAAGGAATTTTTCAGGTTCTCAGGGAAAGAAGGGAGAGGGTCCGGGGGAGCGCCGGCCGGAATTTCACCCGGATCCTTCAAAATACGGCAATTGTTCATAAGCAGGAAGTGAAGCTTTTGAGCCTCCGGCTGATCCAGGGGATGCAAAGAGCTCAGGAGGGTGCCAGGGCAAAGGTGGAGGTCCTGGCCGGGAAATTAAATTCTCTCAGCCCCCTTGCCATCTTGCAGCGGGGGTACAGTCTGTGCTGGGCCCCGCAAACCGGCCAGGTTGTCCGCAGCAGCCGCCAGGTAAAAAAGGGCGACTCTCTTGAAGTGATCCTGGGAGAAGGGAGCCTGGACTGCAGGGTAGAAGAAGCGAAGGAGGGGACCCCTTGGAAGATCGCAGAGTTCACCAGGAAGAAATAG
- the xseB gene encoding exodeoxyribonuclease VII small subunit: protein MEDRRVHQEEIAFEEAVARLEKVVTELEKGELTLEEALAAFQEGINLLRICIAKLNVFEEQIEILLSDYYSDVPSWLEERIRGES from the coding sequence TTGGAAGATCGCAGAGTTCACCAGGAAGAAATAGCTTTTGAAGAGGCTGTCGCGCGCCTTGAAAAAGTAGTCACAGAACTGGAAAAGGGGGAGCTTACCCTTGAGGAGGCCCTGGCCGCATTTCAGGAAGGGATCAATTTGTTGCGTATCTGCATTGCCAAGTTAAATGTTTTCGAAGAGCAAATAGAAATTTTACTCAGCGATTATTATTCCGATGTTCCCTCCTGGCTGGAAGAAAGGATTCGGGGGGAAAGCTGA
- a CDS encoding polyprenyl synthetase family protein, producing MNWERELAARADLINEGLDRYLPPAALYPPSIHEAMRYSIFAGGKRLRGALTLAAAEALGGEQARILPAACALEMLHTYSLIHDDLPAMDDDDFRRGRPTCHRVFGEATAILAGDALLTLAFATLCHLKRDFPPGLVLQVIEEVAAAAGTRGLIAGQVVDLESEGKQVAPDLVEYIHLHKTAALFRVAVRAGALLAGAGEHALSALTDYAVAFGLAFQITDDILDLTGDEVLLGKPVKRDLARQKATYPALFGLERARELAAFQVRKALQSLEIFGAEAEFLREAARCLLHRRS from the coding sequence ATGAACTGGGAAAGGGAGCTTGCCGCCAGGGCGGACCTGATCAACGAAGGGCTGGACCGCTACCTGCCTCCTGCTGCGCTGTATCCACCGTCGATCCACGAGGCGATGCGCTACAGCATCTTTGCTGGGGGAAAGCGCCTCCGGGGCGCCCTCACCCTGGCCGCAGCTGAAGCTCTTGGAGGAGAACAGGCCAGGATTCTCCCGGCTGCCTGCGCCCTTGAGATGCTCCATACCTACTCGTTGATTCACGACGATTTACCGGCGATGGATGACGACGATTTCCGGCGCGGCCGGCCCACCTGCCACCGGGTTTTTGGAGAAGCTACGGCAATTCTGGCAGGGGACGCGCTTCTTACCCTTGCTTTTGCAACCCTGTGCCACCTCAAACGTGATTTCCCCCCAGGGTTGGTTCTCCAGGTTATCGAGGAAGTGGCGGCTGCAGCAGGTACAAGGGGATTGATTGCCGGTCAGGTGGTGGATCTGGAGTCTGAGGGGAAGCAGGTTGCGCCAGACCTCGTGGAGTACATTCACCTTCATAAAACGGCCGCCCTCTTCCGGGTCGCGGTGCGGGCAGGTGCCCTGCTTGCCGGGGCAGGGGAACACGCTTTGAGCGCCCTCACGGACTACGCGGTTGCTTTCGGTCTGGCTTTTCAGATCACCGATGATATTCTGGATCTCACTGGTGATGAGGTTTTGCTCGGAAAACCTGTAAAGCGGGATCTTGCCAGGCAAAAAGCCACTTATCCTGCTCTCTTTGGTCTGGAGCGGGCGCGTGAGTTGGCCGCGTTTCAGGTGCGTAAAGCCCTGCAAAGTCTCGAAATTTTTGGGGCTGAGGCAGAATTTTTAAGGGAAGCTGCTCGTTGCCTCTTACACCGCCGCTCTTGA